GACAGAACCTTCTTGACCAGGCGCCTGCGCATCATCTGGATCTGGCGGTCCTGCTGCAGGATCTCCCGCGAGACGTTGAGGGAGAGGTCCTGCGCGTCCACCACGCCCTTGACGAAGCGCAGGTACTCCGGCAGGAGCTCCTCGCAGTCGTCCATGATGAACACGCGCTTGACGTAGAGCTGGACGCCGCGCTTGTGGTCCCGGGTGAAGAGGTCGAAGGGGGCGACGGAGGGGATGAACAGCAGCGCCTGGTACTCGATCGTGCCCTCGGCCCGCAGGTGGATCGTCTCGAGCGGATCGTTCCAGTCGTGGCTGATGTGCTTGTAGAACTCGCGGTACTCCTCCTCGGCCACCTCCTCCTTGGGGCGGGCCCAGAGCGCCTTCATCGAGTTGATCGTCTCGAGCTGCCGCGTGGTGGCGCCCTCGGAGTCGGTGCGCTCGACCTCCATGCGGATCGGCCACGAGATGAAGTCGGAGTAGCGCTTGACGATGTTGGTGATCGTCGTGCTGTCGGTGTAGTCGAGCAGGCTGTCTTCCTGGTCCTCGGCCTTCAGGTGCAGCGTCACCGCCGTCCCCTGCGGGGCCTCCTCGACCGTCTCGATGGTGTAGGTGCCCTCACCGGTGGAGTCCCACCGGGTGCCGGTGCTCTCCCCCGCCCGACGGGTCAGCAGCGTCACCCTGTCGGCGACCATGAAGCTGGCGTAGAACCCGAGCCCGAACTGACCGATCAGCTCCTGCGCGGCCGCGCCGTCCTGCGTCTCCTTCAGCTGCTGCAGCAGCTCTGCCGTGCCCGACTTGGCGATCGTGCCGATGAGGTCCTGGACCTCGTCCCGCGACATGCCGATACCGTTGTCGCGCACCGTCAGCGTGCGGTGCTGCCTGTCGGCCTCGATCAGGATGTGCGGGTCGGAGGTGTCCACCTCCAGGTCCTTGTCGCGGAAGGACTCCAGCCGCACCTTGTCGAGCGCGTCCGAGGCGTTGGAAACGAGCTCGCGCAGGAACGTGTCCTTGTTCGAATATATGGCGTGAACCATCAACTGCAACAATTTGCGGGATTCCGCCTGGAATTCGAACGTTTCCGCCTGTGTACTCACTGATCCCCTTTCCCGAAATCACGGTTCCCGCACGTCGCTTCGAACGGCGACACGGGCACGGCCAGGATTATAGGAGCTCGCGCGAACACCACGGTCATCCGCCACGACACCGGGGACGTCACCTCGCGGCTGATCACCGGAACCTCGGCCGACGAGCAGCGAGACCCCGGCCGGTGCGTGCCCTGGTGCGCCCTCTCCGCCATGCCGATCCGGGGAGAGTGACGTGAACCTCGAGGACGAGGAGTTCGTCTCCACCGGCGACACCCCGAGAGAACCACGCGCGACACGCACGTGCTCGACGACGGCACCCGCCACGGTGATGTCCCCCTGTTGACACCCGAACTCGGCCGGACGCACCGAGACCGGCTGTCGAGAGAACCACGCCGGAGCCGGCCGCAGCGGGCGGTAACACCACCACGACAACGTGAGCCTTCGAGGTCCGTCACAAGCGATCGGCCACAAGCGATCGCACGTGACAGCCCGAACAGGGTAACGACATTGCTCCGGAGCGTCACAGCCGCTACTCTTGTTGCGCATTAGGCAATTAGTTGCGACATACGCTCACTGGTTCAACGGTTCATCGAGGCAGGATCGTTCGGAGGCGCGGGATGACAGCGGTGCACGTCTGCCGTGGGACACTGGACGACGAGGAGCGCGGCGACCTCGTCTTCGCCGGAGACCTCGTGATCTTTCCCGGCGTCACGGGGCTCGACGCCTTTCGCGACCGGGTCGATGAACTGGTCCGGACCGAGCTGGGCAGCACCGACCCGGAGACCGCGCAGTTCGGACTCGCTCCCACCGAGTACCTCGACGCGGTTCGAGAGGTCCAACAGCGTGTCCGCAACGACACGGCCGCGCACCGCCTGCTGCTCGCGGCACTGGAGAACACCGGAATCGCCGCTTCCGACACGTACTGGGACTGGGTTCACCTGCGGGTCCTGCCCCACGGGAAGGAACACGCGGGAGCTGGAACGAGCTGGCACCGGGACACCTGGGCGTCGAACCTCTACGCCCAGACCAACTGGTGGACACCGATCTACCCGATCACCGCGGGGCGCACGATCACCTTCTCCCCCGCGCAGTGGTCCGAGGCAGTCGCGAACACCAGCTCCGACTGGGTCCCTCGCGCCTACCGGGGTTCAGGCGCCGAGAACGCGGGAGGTGCTGTGACCCCCGAACTCGTGCACCCCCAGCCAACCCTTCCGGAACTACAGGTCGTCATCAATCCGGGTGACCTACTGTGCTTTTCGGGAGCGCACCTGCACGGAACAGTGCCCAACGAGTCCGGCCGAGCGCGGTTCTCCGTCGAGGTACGCACCCTGTGCCGCACCGATGTCGAGCAGGGCCGCGGTGCCTCCAACGTGGACGGCCATGCCTCCCGCAGCCGACACCAGTGGTTCCACCACGTGGTCGACGGCACCTCGCCGCGGAGCCCTTGAACCGGGCGCGAGCGGGGCCGCCCCGCCCTGCCCCGATTCCTATGAGGCTTCGAGCGTATCGGGCAGCAGCGCATCGGCGAGCCCACGGGCGTCGCGGATCGGCCGCGGGGCCTGTTCCACCACCGACGTCGCCACGGCACCCTCCAGCAGGATCACCAACTGGGCGCACAGGTCCTCCTGGCGCGCCGCGTCGATCCGCTGGACCTGTGCCCGCAGATAGTTCCGCAACCCTTGCTTGTGGTGCCGGATGACCTCGCGCACCGGATGGCCGGGGTCGGGGTACTCCGCCGCGGCGTTGAGGAAGGCGCAACCCCGCCAACCGTCGTGTGCGAGCCACACGTCGTAAGCGTCGAAGACAGCCAGCACCCGGTCCCTCGGCGAGTCGTGCTCCACGGTGATCCGGTCCACCTGCTGCTGCCACAACCGATCTCGTTCGCGGAGATAGGCAACGACGAGCTGGTCCTTCGAACCGAAGTTGGCGTAAAGGGCGGTCTTGGTCACTTCGGCCCGGGCGGCAAGGGTGTCCACGCCGACGGCATGGATGCCCTTGCTGTGGAACAGCGTGTGGGCAGCCTCGAGCACCTTCGCCCCGGCGTCCCCTCGAGGCGTTCGCGCCATCGCACGACCTCCGACACAACAGACCAGTACGTTCGCTCTCGCGAACTACGGTTCTCCGAGCTTACCACGCGACGCGCACCAACGAGCGGATTCCGGAGCGCTCGAGACTTGAGCACAAACAGACCAGTCTGTACGGTAGAGGCATGCTGGCACGAACCGGCGCCCCAGAACCGGGGGCTCATTGTGACCCCTCCTCATCAAAAGCGTTGGCGGGTAATCACAGGCACGGCACGGGCGCCACCTCCCATCCGCACCACGGCCCTGTCCGCCACGTTTACGGCTCGTTCGTGCCCCAGCTCAAGCGCACCTCCCGGAAGGACGATCTCGGCGTCGGCGCGGTCGTGGGAATCAGACATCCGCGACCGAACGATTATCGGATCGTTCGCTCACCGTCAGCGCCCGCGCGCTGAGCCACCGAAGAACTCGCCAGCCACCCCGCACCTTCGACGCCAGTTCCGGCCACTTCGAGAGAAATCGACGCAAGGAAGGGGCTGTGCCAACTTGTCCAACGCGAATCGGTGGTGCGCCGGAGTGCGCGTCGTGCCACGGAACATCTCCGGTTCCCCTGACCAATTCCACCGTTCTCGCTGACGATCACTCCACAAATGTGGAATTTCCAAACACATCCATGAATTAACCCGTTGTTCGTCGTCGCATCAGCGACACGACGAGCGTGCTCCCAGGACAGGTGACGGCGTTGAGTGAAGCGCTGCGGCAAAAAAACTCCGGGGTCACCGCGGGACGCCAGCCTTGGTGGATCACCGCGGCCCTGGGATCCTGTGTCATAGCGATCTCCTACGGGCTCGCCCGGTACGCCTATGGATTGTTCGTACCGCAGTTCGCCCTGTCGTTCCGGATCGACGGAACAGGCCTGGGGATCCTGGGAGCGATGTCCACGCTCGGGTACGCACTGGGACTGCTCGCCGCCCCCCGGACCTCGATGTGGTCAGCACGCGGCACGCTTATCGGCGTCTGTGGACTCGCATCGGCCGGGATGCTCCTGATGAGCGTCTCACCCAACGTGGTCGTGTTCGGCGCGGGACTGTTGTTCGCCGGCGGAAGCGCGGGACTGACCTCCCCCGGTCTCGCGCAGCTGGTCAGCGACACCATTCGCCCCGCGATCCGGGAACAGGTGCAGACCTGGGCGAACGCGGGGACCGGCTGGGGTTGGGCGGTCTCGGCGTTCACCCCGATGCTGGTGTTCGGGTGGCGTGGCGTCTGGCTGTGTTTCGCCGTACTCGCCCTCGGGATGATGGTGGTCGGGATTCTCGCGTTCCCGCGCGGTCGCCCCGAACGACGCGAGGAATCCGAGACCGGCGCACCGGTGCGGACCGGCTGGCGGCCGGGCATGACGGCCATGCTGGTCAATTCGGTACTGCTGGGACTCACCAGCGCGCCCTACCTGAACTTCTCCCGGCAAGCCGTTCGCGAAGCCGGTCTCAGCATGCCGATGTCCGTCTGGTTCTGGTTCTGCATGGGAGCGGCGGGGCTGGCCGGCGGACTCGCCGGAAAAGCCGCCCAGCGCTACGGACTGGCCCGGGCCAACGTTGGCATCTGGATGCTGTGGGCGGCATGCATAGGGATGCTCGCGTTCCCCCGTCTCGGCGCCGTAGCCGCACTGTCGTCCGCGACGTTGTTCGGCGCGGCGTTCATGGCACTGAGCGGTCTGTGCATCCTCTGGGGGGCGCGGTTGTATCCGAACCTGGCCGCACGCGGCGTCACGTTCTCCTATCTCGGTCTCGCATTCGGGCAGACGGTGGGCTCCGCGGCGGCTGGTGTCCTGGCGGACTTCACCAACTTCTCGGTGGTCTTCGCGGTGACCGGCCTGGTCAGCCTGCTGAGCTGGTACCAGTTGATCGAGCCGTTCGGACCCCCGCCTCCCGAGGCGGTGCCCGGCGACCAGGCGGCGCTGCCCGCGAGCACGGATCGCGACGGGACGGCCGTGTAGGTCTCGTCCGGCACCGAGCGAGTACGACGCCCTCGCCCCGGAACAGTCGGCACGCCGCTCGGCCCCTCGAATACCGGAACTCCAGCGGCTGAGCGGCAACGCTGTTCGTTCCACGGCGCCTGCCCGAACAGGGCCGGACCGACTGATCCTGCCGGGAACCGCGATCACACCACCCGGCCGAGATTCCCGCGCTCGCAGCAGTTCAAATTCTGCCGATTGTCACAGCTTTTTAGGACCACGGGACGACGAAACGGGTCGGATGAGCTCACACCGGATCTTCGACCCACGGGCGGAGCGACATCGAGATGCGTTGCCACGGAAAGCGGAACACGATATTACTTTCCCGGCCGAGATCCGGCACGGCCGCCCGGTGACACTGTGAATCCCTCCACGGTTGAAGATCACACGAACAGAGTATTTCAAAAGCACGAAAAAAGTGCTCGGAAAAAGATCAACCACAAGTCTTGACTCTATGTATTGAGACTCAGGTCACTGTTGACCCCGCAAAGCGGGAAATCATAGTGTCTAAATCTGAACAATCCGGGGCCAAACCACTGGAACAAGTTCTTCGTACACCCATTTCGCGCACGAGCGGAGCTCTCTGTTTCCTCCGCATGGCCGAGTGCTCCCGCCGCAGGGGGATCGATCGCACCAGGAGCA
The nucleotide sequence above comes from Actinopolyspora erythraea. Encoded proteins:
- the htpG gene encoding molecular chaperone HtpG, with amino-acid sequence MSTQAETFEFQAESRKLLQLMVHAIYSNKDTFLRELVSNASDALDKVRLESFRDKDLEVDTSDPHILIEADRQHRTLTVRDNGIGMSRDEVQDLIGTIAKSGTAELLQQLKETQDGAAAQELIGQFGLGFYASFMVADRVTLLTRRAGESTGTRWDSTGEGTYTIETVEEAPQGTAVTLHLKAEDQEDSLLDYTDSTTITNIVKRYSDFISWPIRMEVERTDSEGATTRQLETINSMKALWARPKEEVAEEEYREFYKHISHDWNDPLETIHLRAEGTIEYQALLFIPSVAPFDLFTRDHKRGVQLYVKRVFIMDDCEELLPEYLRFVKGVVDAQDLSLNVSREILQQDRQIQMMRRRLVKKVLSTVKDMMSEDPDRYAKFWDQFGQAVKEGLLNDVDNREQILEIASFESTHDPESRTTLREYIERMKDGQDTIYYITGSSRSKVENSPHIEAFRDKGMEVLLLTDPVDEMWVESVPEFDGKRFQSIAKGQVDLDEKDEDGEDSEKAQREREFADVLSWMSTKLAEDVKEVRLSSRLSSSPACVVSDSEDMGPTLEKMYRAMGHELPPVKRILEVNPDHPLVSGMRESYDKNGQSRELEETAELLHGMALLAEGGELREPAQFTSLLANRLAQTL
- a CDS encoding phytanoyl-CoA dioxygenase family protein, with amino-acid sequence MTAVHVCRGTLDDEERGDLVFAGDLVIFPGVTGLDAFRDRVDELVRTELGSTDPETAQFGLAPTEYLDAVREVQQRVRNDTAAHRLLLAALENTGIAASDTYWDWVHLRVLPHGKEHAGAGTSWHRDTWASNLYAQTNWWTPIYPITAGRTITFSPAQWSEAVANTSSDWVPRAYRGSGAENAGGAVTPELVHPQPTLPELQVVINPGDLLCFSGAHLHGTVPNESGRARFSVEVRTLCRTDVEQGRGASNVDGHASRSRHQWFHHVVDGTSPRSP
- a CDS encoding TetR/AcrR family transcriptional regulator, encoding MARTPRGDAGAKVLEAAHTLFHSKGIHAVGVDTLAARAEVTKTALYANFGSKDQLVVAYLRERDRLWQQQVDRITVEHDSPRDRVLAVFDAYDVWLAHDGWRGCAFLNAAAEYPDPGHPVREVIRHHKQGLRNYLRAQVQRIDAARQEDLCAQLVILLEGAVATSVVEQAPRPIRDARGLADALLPDTLEAS
- a CDS encoding MFS transporter translates to MSEALRQKNSGVTAGRQPWWITAALGSCVIAISYGLARYAYGLFVPQFALSFRIDGTGLGILGAMSTLGYALGLLAAPRTSMWSARGTLIGVCGLASAGMLLMSVSPNVVVFGAGLLFAGGSAGLTSPGLAQLVSDTIRPAIREQVQTWANAGTGWGWAVSAFTPMLVFGWRGVWLCFAVLALGMMVVGILAFPRGRPERREESETGAPVRTGWRPGMTAMLVNSVLLGLTSAPYLNFSRQAVREAGLSMPMSVWFWFCMGAAGLAGGLAGKAAQRYGLARANVGIWMLWAACIGMLAFPRLGAVAALSSATLFGAAFMALSGLCILWGARLYPNLAARGVTFSYLGLAFGQTVGSAAAGVLADFTNFSVVFAVTGLVSLLSWYQLIEPFGPPPPEAVPGDQAALPASTDRDGTAV